Proteins from a genomic interval of Afifella aestuarii:
- a CDS encoding putative phage tail protein → MSTYFVPAGSDFSASDGSAVIEVTCNPDPLGSAPPDNADVLSAPSADDLLSVALAAQPAGAAWRSPDGVAPDTTSRMARFWRAVSAPFADFYARLFGISQESTSVSIVDSLEDWEAEYALPGPCAPFDPAVSARLETLRLTVRGQNYVTPADFTCLVVSMGHSEVVIEEPAPFRCGESRLGSDHRLGNAAMPYEWVIHLDTPFITHFACGTSELGIDRLTDFGRASEVECRVNAVAPAWTRPVFAYALVAD, encoded by the coding sequence GTGAGCACCTATTTCGTTCCGGCCGGATCGGATTTCTCGGCAAGCGACGGCAGTGCCGTTATCGAAGTGACGTGCAATCCCGACCCGCTCGGCAGCGCACCGCCCGACAATGCCGACGTGCTTTCGGCCCCGTCCGCCGACGATCTTCTCTCCGTGGCGCTCGCCGCACAGCCAGCGGGCGCGGCGTGGCGGAGCCCGGACGGTGTCGCGCCCGACACGACGAGCCGCATGGCGCGGTTCTGGCGGGCCGTCTCGGCGCCGTTTGCCGATTTCTATGCGCGCCTCTTCGGCATCTCGCAGGAATCGACCTCGGTCTCGATCGTCGACAGCCTCGAAGATTGGGAGGCGGAATATGCGCTGCCCGGCCCCTGCGCCCCGTTCGACCCGGCCGTCTCGGCGCGCCTTGAAACGCTGCGCCTCACGGTGCGCGGACAAAACTATGTGACGCCGGCGGATTTCACCTGCCTCGTCGTGTCGATGGGGCATAGCGAAGTCGTCATCGAAGAGCCGGCGCCGTTTCGCTGCGGGGAATCGCGTCTCGGCAGCGACCACCGGCTCGGCAATGCGGCGATGCCCTATGAATGGGTGATCCATCTCGACACGCCCTTCATCACGCATTTTGCCTGCGGCACGTCGGAGCTCGGCATCGACCGGCTGACGGATTTCGGACGGGCGAGCGAGGTCGAGTGCCGGGTCAATGCCGTCGCGCCCGCCTGGACGCGGCCCGTCTTCGCTTACGCGCTCGTGGCCGATTAA
- a CDS encoding baseplate J/gp47 family protein, whose protein sequence is MATSTPSLNSLSQRIRGAFRQELPDTDATIWPNTLYVIGKVIAIALYEAHLRATWIYRQIFASTADGTHLDRHAYELGLTRKPATRAAGEIEITATPETIYPAGMRFLSGAQSYVATEAATASVAGALVVTVRAEQAGLAGNREADESVSLVDPALYSGVATTGSVGADGIGGGADRESDESLRARILDRKRRVPQGGAESDYEQFARAVPGVSKAWAQSFAGGPGTIGVWFLMEGRANGIPTASDVAAVQAALDERRMIRAAAIAAAPVMRPIDIDLTLVPDTEANRAAVEAQLAAMFAARARPGVAGDAFVMSVSWIAEAISIALGEDRHRLRAPLNDVVYLGGEMPVLGTIRYFS, encoded by the coding sequence GTGGCGACATCCACCCCCTCGCTCAATAGCCTGTCGCAGCGCATCCGCGGCGCGTTCCGCCAGGAGCTGCCCGACACGGATGCGACGATCTGGCCGAACACGCTCTACGTGATCGGCAAGGTGATCGCCATCGCCCTCTACGAGGCGCATCTGCGGGCGACTTGGATCTATCGCCAGATCTTTGCCTCGACTGCGGATGGCACGCATCTCGACCGGCACGCCTACGAGCTCGGATTGACGCGCAAGCCCGCGACGCGCGCGGCGGGCGAGATCGAAATCACGGCGACGCCGGAGACGATCTATCCGGCCGGCATGCGATTCCTGTCGGGCGCGCAGAGCTATGTCGCGACCGAGGCGGCGACGGCGAGTGTCGCCGGCGCCCTCGTCGTCACGGTGCGGGCCGAACAAGCCGGGCTCGCCGGCAACCGCGAGGCGGACGAAAGCGTCTCACTCGTCGATCCGGCGCTCTACAGCGGCGTTGCCACCACCGGCAGCGTCGGGGCGGACGGGATCGGTGGCGGGGCGGACCGCGAGAGCGACGAAAGCCTGCGCGCGCGCATCCTCGACCGCAAACGGCGCGTGCCACAAGGCGGCGCGGAAAGCGATTACGAACAATTCGCCCGGGCGGTGCCGGGCGTCTCAAAGGCCTGGGCGCAGAGTTTTGCGGGCGGGCCCGGCACGATCGGTGTCTGGTTCTTGATGGAGGGGCGGGCAAACGGGATCCCGACCGCCTCAGACGTCGCCGCGGTGCAGGCGGCGCTCGACGAGCGGCGGATGATCCGGGCCGCGGCGATCGCTGCAGCGCCCGTCATGCGCCCGATCGACATCGATTTGACGCTCGTTCCGGACACGGAGGCCAATCGCGCCGCGGTCGAGGCACAGCTCGCCGCCATGTTCGCGGCCCGCGCCCGGCCCGGCGTTGCAGGTGACGCGTTCGTCATGTCGGTTTCATGGATCGCCGAGGCGATCTCGATCGCGCTCGGCGAGGACCGCCACCGGCTGCGCGCGCCGTTAAACGACGTCGTCTATCTCGGCGGCGAGATGCCAGTCCTCGGCACCATCCGGTATTTCTCGTGA
- a CDS encoding phage baseplate assembly protein domain-containing protein — protein sequence MSQFRPYLTRLEIDSDRESDGLLLLSGRGRAGEAPRDILWMQQHGLASRPPQGAVGAFLALGGAHAQPLAVGGEHPGLRPRMEAGETVIYNAHGQAVSIVKNNIRIVGGDSVHIKATTIILDGECRLGGEDASRPASAEGTVDSDGDVDTGNLATRVYVK from the coding sequence ATGAGCCAGTTCAGGCCGTATCTGACGCGGCTCGAAATCGACAGCGACCGGGAGAGCGACGGGCTTCTCCTCCTCTCCGGCCGCGGCCGCGCCGGCGAGGCGCCGCGCGATATCCTGTGGATGCAGCAGCACGGGCTCGCCTCGCGTCCGCCGCAGGGCGCCGTCGGCGCGTTCTTGGCGCTCGGCGGGGCGCATGCGCAGCCGCTCGCCGTCGGCGGGGAACATCCAGGTCTGCGCCCCCGCATGGAGGCCGGCGAGACCGTCATTTACAACGCGCACGGCCAGGCCGTGTCGATCGTCAAGAACAACATCCGCATCGTCGGCGGCGACAGCGTGCACATCAAGGCGACGACCATCATCCTCGACGGCGAATGCCGCCTCGGCGGAGAGGATGCGAGCCGGCCGGCCTCGGCGGAGGGCACGGTCGACAGCGACGGCGATGTCGACACCGGCAATCTCGCGACGCGCGTCTATGTCAAATGA
- a CDS encoding phage baseplate assembly protein gives MSDPLETVTVEVGGEVYGLWSEIDLVFGAEQAVRTANLTCAHPGLAGIGRFRIRPDMPALVKASGETVITGYVRDVDPNHGDQNEKIRVTIGSKTIDSVESSVLHESGRVENADMLEIAAEIDPTGVEWILAGSKPPKEPWHQVVPSRSPFRELEELARSRGYLLHDNADGQMVLADRPEGRHAGALAIGQGGNIVRAESKLTGNGRHDKVVVRGQGSRRHGATELRAEATAHDGTVGRSRPQIILHEGEPSYARLKKRADNQVRRAAGRSRTASVEVAGWRDQAGRIWSPNWLVYLDDPLILLRQDMAISQVTLRQGPGLSEDAAATRAILQLVDPRAFGGDDTGGDSDAVWQTPDPEAEVTAE, from the coding sequence ATGAGCGACCCGCTGGAGACCGTCACCGTGGAGGTCGGCGGCGAGGTCTACGGGTTGTGGAGCGAGATCGATCTCGTCTTCGGCGCCGAACAGGCCGTGCGCACGGCAAATCTCACCTGTGCGCATCCGGGCCTCGCCGGTATCGGTCGTTTCAGGATCCGCCCGGACATGCCGGCGCTGGTCAAGGCGAGCGGCGAGACGGTGATCACCGGCTATGTGCGCGACGTCGATCCGAACCATGGCGATCAAAACGAGAAGATCCGCGTGACGATCGGCTCGAAGACGATCGACAGCGTCGAGAGCTCCGTGCTGCACGAAAGCGGACGCGTGGAAAACGCCGACATGCTGGAGATCGCGGCCGAGATCGACCCGACCGGGGTGGAATGGATTCTCGCCGGCTCGAAGCCTCCGAAAGAGCCGTGGCACCAGGTCGTGCCGTCACGCTCGCCGTTTCGGGAGCTCGAAGAGCTGGCGCGCTCGCGCGGCTATCTGCTGCACGACAATGCGGACGGGCAGATGGTGCTCGCCGACCGGCCCGAGGGCCGGCATGCCGGCGCTCTCGCGATCGGGCAGGGCGGCAATATCGTGCGTGCCGAGAGCAAGCTCACCGGCAATGGCCGCCATGACAAGGTCGTCGTCCGCGGGCAGGGATCGCGACGGCACGGGGCGACCGAACTTCGCGCCGAGGCGACGGCGCATGACGGGACGGTCGGGCGGTCGCGCCCGCAGATCATTCTGCACGAGGGCGAGCCGAGCTATGCGCGCCTCAAGAAACGCGCCGACAACCAGGTGCGTCGCGCCGCGGGACGGTCGCGGACGGCCAGCGTCGAGGTCGCCGGATGGCGCGACCAGGCGGGCCGCATCTGGTCGCCGAACTGGCTCGTCTATCTCGACGATCCGCTGATCCTCTTGCGGCAGGATATGGCGATCAGCCAGGTCACGCTGCGCCAGGGGCCGGGCCTGTCGGAGGATGCCGCGGCGACGCGGGCGATCCTGCAACTCGTCGATCCGCGCGCCTTCGGCGGCGACGACACCGGCGGCGACAGCGACGCGGTCTGGCAGACGCCGGACCCTGAGGCGGAGGTGACGGCCGAATGA
- a CDS encoding phage GP46 family protein, translating to MTIRIVPLTEEPEALLSPDIVWDGEMGDFAPAGPDETKNRGGLRARAQLATAILMLLQTDRRADPSELRDGDDNRGWVGDGFDIDLDAFERPLGSKLWLLRRRSVDEVETPRLAEDYAREALQVLIEQRAVARIDVDATARPADRRLDLNVALYGRDGTQLYAARYGVLWDQVTRGDIHPLAQ from the coding sequence ATGACCATCCGCATCGTGCCGCTCACGGAGGAGCCGGAAGCGCTCCTGTCGCCGGACATCGTCTGGGACGGAGAGATGGGCGATTTCGCACCGGCCGGACCGGACGAGACCAAGAACCGCGGCGGGCTCCGCGCCCGGGCGCAGCTTGCGACCGCAATCCTCATGCTCCTGCAGACCGATCGCCGCGCCGATCCGTCAGAACTCCGCGACGGCGACGACAATCGCGGCTGGGTTGGCGACGGCTTCGATATCGATCTCGACGCTTTCGAGCGTCCGCTCGGCTCCAAGCTCTGGCTTTTGCGGCGGCGCAGCGTCGACGAGGTGGAGACGCCGCGGCTTGCCGAAGATTATGCCCGCGAGGCGCTGCAAGTCCTGATCGAGCAGCGGGCCGTGGCGCGCATCGACGTCGATGCCACGGCGCGCCCGGCAGACCGCCGGCTCGATCTTAACGTCGCGCTCTACGGCCGCGACGGAACGCAACTCTATGCGGCGCGCTATGGCGTGCTGTGGGACCAGGTGACACGTGGCGACATCCACCCCCTCGCTCAATAG
- a CDS encoding phage tail tape measure protein, translated as MSNRILQATLRLMGQDAGAGRMLASVGGKMEQMDRRAEAFNRRNGAFMRGQAMLVGGTARLLAGVAGPAAIAAGMTAAVRGANSLEEALFGIEKKSGASAAQMARIKQEILDLNDELPSAIEDIAAAYERGAAAGLPLEDLREFTKLSVKVADAFEMSEEEVGNVFAGWRTALGLTGGAVEKLTDQINYLADAGIADERDLVQFIDQSSGLIKNWGLSEGQVAALAATMKNLKLDTSAAATSMQNLTSRLLAPDVMNKDGIIWMQKLVGDTKEFHKLVKDDAQGALLKFLDSLSELDRFQRAEALTRIVGRGYFMEIQTLSSNLDEYRRNLRMLQNESAYMGGIDRVFERRMELNRVKWGMVWKQLDELSRRAGDMAFPALKAGADRMLDLFKYMDENGTPFEHMAEAIDGFAKGAGYEDFSTMLGEIGDQLDRIAGGGDGKWELTDTFNAAAEAGAALATVLERVERAMLNLERVKLWLNVSGANTGFATMTQRGLRALGRGAQAINPADDVSAEEALRLFDQEFDQIPKDIQEKRKENLRRLQEIDARLQEIDRAEAGRGAGVENVQRRRGDRAAIAQHTRLARLAREAEDASMAALGATGGATPAAPGIAPPSLPRARSSAIEVPQLPSAPALPPEASLEETMRAYERMAELQDEMKEAKAIFDIDPSAGLARIQAIREEMEDLATVKPSVDVNIDPALASLKRLEAEAAQTGRRVNQALASGRRSGLRGDVGRSMPAEAGMAEE; from the coding sequence GGACGCATGCTGGCTTCGGTCGGCGGCAAGATGGAGCAGATGGACCGCCGGGCGGAGGCGTTCAACCGCCGCAACGGCGCGTTCATGCGCGGCCAGGCCATGCTCGTCGGCGGCACGGCGCGCCTTCTCGCCGGTGTTGCCGGACCGGCCGCGATCGCTGCCGGGATGACGGCGGCCGTGCGTGGTGCAAACAGTCTCGAAGAGGCGCTCTTCGGCATCGAGAAGAAGTCGGGCGCGAGCGCCGCGCAAATGGCGCGCATCAAGCAGGAAATCCTCGATCTCAATGACGAGCTCCCCTCGGCGATCGAGGATATCGCAGCCGCGTACGAGCGCGGCGCCGCCGCTGGTCTGCCGCTCGAAGATCTGCGGGAGTTCACAAAACTCTCGGTCAAGGTCGCCGACGCCTTCGAAATGTCCGAAGAGGAGGTCGGCAACGTCTTTGCCGGATGGCGAACGGCGCTCGGCCTTACCGGGGGCGCGGTCGAGAAGCTGACAGACCAGATCAACTATCTGGCGGATGCGGGCATCGCCGACGAGCGCGATCTCGTGCAGTTCATCGACCAGTCGAGCGGGCTCATCAAGAACTGGGGACTTTCGGAAGGGCAGGTCGCAGCACTCGCCGCGACCATGAAGAACCTCAAGCTCGACACGTCCGCGGCCGCCACGTCCATGCAGAACCTGACGTCTCGCCTTCTGGCTCCGGACGTCATGAACAAGGACGGCATCATTTGGATGCAGAAACTCGTCGGCGACACGAAGGAGTTTCATAAGCTCGTCAAGGACGATGCCCAGGGGGCGCTGCTCAAATTCCTGGATTCGCTCTCCGAGCTCGACCGCTTCCAGCGCGCCGAGGCCCTGACGCGCATCGTCGGCCGCGGCTATTTCATGGAGATACAGACGCTCTCGTCGAACCTCGACGAATACCGTCGCAATCTCCGGATGCTGCAGAATGAATCCGCCTATATGGGCGGGATCGACCGGGTCTTCGAACGACGCATGGAGCTCAACCGCGTCAAATGGGGCATGGTCTGGAAACAGCTGGACGAGCTGAGCCGGCGCGCCGGCGACATGGCGTTTCCGGCGCTCAAGGCGGGCGCCGACCGGATGCTCGATCTTTTCAAGTACATGGACGAGAACGGTACGCCGTTCGAGCACATGGCGGAGGCGATCGACGGCTTTGCCAAGGGCGCCGGCTACGAAGACTTTTCGACCATGCTTGGCGAGATCGGCGATCAGCTCGATCGCATCGCCGGCGGCGGTGACGGCAAATGGGAGCTAACGGACACGTTCAACGCCGCCGCCGAGGCGGGGGCCGCGCTCGCCACCGTCCTGGAGCGCGTCGAGCGGGCCATGCTCAATCTGGAGCGTGTCAAGTTGTGGCTCAATGTTTCCGGCGCGAATACGGGCTTTGCGACGATGACGCAGCGCGGATTGCGCGCTCTCGGCCGCGGTGCGCAGGCGATCAACCCGGCCGACGATGTCAGCGCCGAAGAGGCGCTGCGTCTCTTCGACCAGGAATTCGACCAGATCCCGAAGGATATTCAGGAAAAGCGCAAAGAGAACCTCAGGCGCCTGCAGGAGATCGACGCGCGGCTCCAGGAGATCGACCGCGCCGAGGCCGGCCGTGGGGCAGGCGTCGAGAATGTCCAGCGGCGCCGCGGCGATCGGGCCGCCATTGCGCAACATACGCGCCTGGCGCGTCTTGCACGCGAGGCGGAGGATGCCAGCATGGCGGCGCTCGGCGCCACCGGCGGGGCGACACCTGCCGCGCCGGGCATCGCGCCGCCCTCGCTGCCGCGGGCACGGTCGAGCGCGATCGAGGTGCCTCAGCTGCCATCCGCGCCGGCTCTGCCGCCTGAGGCCTCGCTCGAGGAAACCATGCGCGCCTATGAGCGCATGGCCGAGCTCCAGGACGAGATGAAAGAGGCGAAGGCGATCTTCGACATCGATCCTTCCGCCGGTCTCGCCCGCATCCAGGCGATCCGTGAAGAGATGGAGGACCTCGCCACGGTCAAACCCTCCGTCGACGTCAATATCGATCCGGCGCTCGCGAGCCTTAAACGCCTCGAAGCGGAGGCGGCGCAAACCGGACGGCGCGTCAATCAGGCGCTCGCCTCCGGGCGGCGGTCCGGGCTCCGCGGCGATGTCGGACGGTCGATGCCGGCCGAAGCCGGGATGGCCGAAGAATGA
- a CDS encoding DNA circularization N-terminal domain-containing protein: protein MSRDWSKAFRRASFRGVPFWVERDIVAGGRRVAVTNIAYGETPVTEDMGKRETVWPIDAYVASDLADIEATALAAALNTSGAALLVLPMEPARLARCIQFERRRDLDRNGYIGFRVQFIEAGAGVSFPAVTGPSPIAAAIVTGAEILGAALAEVLD from the coding sequence ATGAGCCGCGACTGGTCGAAAGCCTTTCGGCGCGCCTCGTTTCGCGGCGTGCCGTTCTGGGTCGAGCGCGACATCGTCGCCGGCGGCCGCCGCGTCGCGGTGACCAACATCGCCTATGGCGAGACGCCGGTCACCGAGGACATGGGCAAGCGCGAAACCGTCTGGCCGATCGACGCCTATGTCGCCTCCGACCTCGCCGACATCGAGGCGACGGCGCTTGCCGCCGCGCTCAACACCTCCGGGGCGGCGCTTCTCGTCCTGCCGATGGAACCGGCGCGCCTGGCGCGCTGCATCCAGTTCGAACGGCGGCGCGATCTCGACCGCAACGGCTATATCGGATTCCGGGTGCAGTTCATCGAGGCGGGCGCGGGCGTGTCTTTCCCGGCGGTCACCGGGCCGTCGCCGATCGCCGCGGCCATCGTGACCGGGGCGGAGATCCTCGGCGCGGCCCTGGCGGAAGTGCTCGACTGA